The sequence below is a genomic window from Liolophura sinensis isolate JHLJ2023 chromosome 2, CUHK_Ljap_v2, whole genome shotgun sequence.
CCCTCTACTAACTTGTTTATGCCAAAACCTGTCAGATACATatagagagagtgagtgagcgagtgagtgattGATGTTTagtgtcatacttaacaatttttcagtcatatgacgaggaaggaatccttagagtgcatgtgatgtgcctctttgttgcaggacggatttccaccgctcttttatctagtgctgcttcaatgaggtGTCTTCCTGAAGgcaagtcaaccagtcgttgaactatccccttcatcctgaacgccaagcgagaaagttacaactttctcgtttaaggtcttaggtgtgactcagtATTGAGCCAGTATTGACCCTGGCTatcactcccgaagcggacgctctactgaCTGTGGATACATATAGAGAAGATCTCCCCAAAATAATGTGAACAGAAACAAATAACAGACATAAAACCATTTTCtcctgggttttttttttttgtaataccTGGTGTCCATTATGCCAAACTGACCAGAGGAAGTCAAGATTTATAAACGGTAAACAAGTGTTGTAGACTGCTTAGTAGTTGTCACCATAAtcccatgaacagtgagagcgaaGAAATCCACAAAATCCATGTCCAAAGCTGAGATTGAACCCCAACCGTGTTCATCCTGACAGAAATGCATGTTGAAAACTTGGCCACTAGCCCCTCCTGAGGACAGGTGTAATGACAATTCTGATGACAGCTTACCTGGTAATGGTACGGACGAGAAGTTATTGGTGAGGGCGCTTCTGAGGGCATCCAGGTGTTGTTGGAGCGCTGTGTTGGTGGTGCGCTGTTGTAACGCCTCCACCTCTAGCTTCTGTATCGCATGTTTCATGTTCTCTATGTGTTTACTCAGGATGGCATTCTGCTCCTCGAGTTCTGTCGTTTGTTTACGCAACTGTCGCAGTTCCCCTTCACGCACTACAAAGGAGAAAGGCTCAAAACTGAGGCACGAATTCTGGACTTGCCTTTTAgattaccttaaatgacctaaaatttgctcagaaaagtgcattttcaaaggcaaataaatgtcacaaaatatgattttcagtgctgaaacttacaattttcccatagaatatcatcccacaTTCCAAGCAAGGCTCAAAACATCACTCTAAAGTCAATaaagctctcagaatcaggaaaaatgggctagtctgttagtcatggacgaaatttattgTCCTTTAGGGTATTATTTGGACATCTGTTAGACTCCCTGGTTGTGTAAAACCCTCGTACCTAGGGCATCTCTTTAGGAGCTTTTGCTGGTTATTTGAACACATCAGTTaatgtctacactgatgtgttTTGCATGATAAGTCGAGTACAACTGATCTGTACACTACTGGGACAATTCCACAAAGTCTATTCTCActtgaagtcaaaatttaaaaccccACCACAATGCTTAGATATCGGTAATGGAATGTGAAATTTGACACATTTGACCCGAGATTTGACCCGATGAAGTGGTTAAAATGTTAATCTACAGGGCTCATAAATGTGGCCTAAAATGGCTATATCAAATTACGACAGAACAGGCTTTGTGCCCACCTGGTGAATCATTATTTGGGCACACctgatgaaaagtttttttgGGTACATCCAGTGACTCATTATTTGGGCACAAGCAATGCATGGTTATTTGCATACACCTGTGCAATCAATATTTGGGCATATTGTTGAATTTCTATCAGTGCACATCTGTTTGGTCATTATTTTGGCCCATATAATGGCCCATTATTTGGGTATATGTTGGATCATTATCTGGGCTGATTACCATAATATCTCACACCTATCCAACTGTTATTTGTGCACATTTGTTGGGTCATTTCATTCTTTGGAAACACCTGTGACTCTCCTTGGATTTTGGTAATCTTAGATTGGTCAATTTTGTGTGACAAGGTCAACTAAAGGCAGAAGTCCTCATTTTCATTCACACACCAAAGAGAACTGCATTAGCCATAAAACCTCAACTCCTGATCTATGTACTATTATGAATTAGTGTTCTGGAATGTGACAAACAAGCTCTACCTTTATTGTGGTCGAGGAAATCCTCTGTAAAAATAGGGATGTCAAATGTCCCTTGTTCTTCATCATCGCGGTCACACAtcagctacaacaacaacaacacacaacttaattcatttatttaactggtgtttaaaACTGTACTAAAGATTTGTTCACTTATGTAACACATTTTAGGTTTATCAGTTAAAGAGCCTACAGTAAAGCTAACCTACAGTAAACTATCAACCTCTGTCCAGTATATATGGGAAAACTGCCTAAAGTGTGACACACACAAACAGAGCGAGAGGAAGGTGTTTgtcattatcatttataccAAATCTGCTGGCTCTAAACTGTAATACCATGAAGTATCTCACCTCCATTCCTGTACCGTTCAGACCTGTGGGGTTATTTTCTGTGTCTTCCATAACGGCTGAAAAATTAGACCAGAAAAACTGAATGTAAGCATTTCACATCAAAGGGTAACGATTCACAGCGCAAAAAAACAACACTGCTCAAGACTCCTTTcgttgaatttatttaattccTGTTTGATGGCCTGCTAAAGAATTTCTCAATTAtatgacagctgtcaggtttaAGGAGTGGAGGAAAAATGAGTAAACCACTGCGCTTTCCCAGGTATATGATAAACAATCggacaacaaacaaacaagctgTAGTCAAaatagcgagagctggatttgaacacacttCATCAATGGTCAAAGGTCTGTTGGTTGCGGTGAGGCCATCTGAACAGCCAACGAGACCTCAATTTCGTTTAAAAGTGATCACATGTTGTAGTTTATGATCTCCGGTAATTTACGTCATATACAAATAATACTATGTATGTTTTGGCCAACCAGTTCAAACTGGAAAACCAGTTCCAGTAACTTAAGGTAAAATACGTTGTTTCCACAAATGGCGATCCCATGACAGAAAGACACAGGACACTTACTTTTGCGTCGTTTTTCCTGTTGAAGTTTGAACAGTTTGAAAGCGTCAGTTTTCTGGTAGGCCTCCACTTCTCGTGCATACCTCTCTTTGTCTTTCTCGGCTTCATCCAAAAACCTCTGCCAAGATCGGGGAAAAACAGGTCCATATATTTCAAAGTTCATACACTTTCACATCATAACATTCAAGGTCAGCAATGGTCGGGGGATTCCCGACTCgcgctctgcctgttttcctcgcGCCATCATGATGGCCATCgtctcataagtgaaatattactgagtatggcatacaacaccaatcaaataaataaataaataaacctaaaatTCAAAGAAATCTCCAAGGTAACCATAGCCAGAAGTCAATACCACACATGCCATATACAAATACAGCTATGAGGAAGTGAAAAGttgtatttatctgactgaacaAACCTCAGTAAATAAAGCCATTCTCATTACACATTACACAAATGCACCTGTTTTTCATGCTGAGGTAGTTTTGACCATTCTGCTCCCAGCAGTTTTGTCAGTTCTGAGAACGTCAGGTTGGGGTTTTCTTGTCGGATTTTCTCTCTACGCTCCGTCAGGAACCTCACGTAGCCCGTCAGCGGCTGTTTTGGGGCGTTCATGTCCTTAGGGGTGGACTTCTTCCTCTTCTTACCCTTGGGCCATCCACCCTTTCGCTTTTGCTTAAAAATTATAAAGATACATGgctaaaatttgtaaaactttATATAACAGTCATGATACAACTCCACATGTAACTGAGTGGCCAGCCACCGATCTGGCAACAGTTTAAAACAGGAAAGAAAACTCACAACAAATTCAGCAACCCTCTTAATTGGGAAATTCACCAGCGACAGAAGTTACAAGAGCAGTTTATTTTTGCCACAAACTACTAATTGTGATTCAAGTTTGATAAGTTGTTGTCTTGTACAAGCTTTAGTCTGAGTTTACTTCTGCCACACGGTTCAGTATGATCTATACCCTGTTTCACTGATGATATATTGATGTCTACACAGCAGCAGCACACAACACTTTCATTCAATCCCTGACAGCAAAATGATTCCGACCTGAAATCATACAGGGTTAGCAAGTATGATGGCTTTTGCAGAAtgttccaatcaaataaataaattctgcagAATGTTGTTGCTAATTACTAGGGTTGTTCAGAGATGAGAAATATCTTTACAAGCCATGGCTATATCTAAGTGTCTTAAACCCTTGTATTAGGATGTTGGGTAGCTTGAGAACCATGATGGAACTCACACAACTAAGCAgataggggagacaactcttgcCAACAGTTGCACTAACACTACATCCTTCAGTCACTGCAGTAAAGAATTTTTGTAAGTGACATCATTGCTGAGGGGGCAGCGCCAACGCTGGACCCTCCACTCAACcaataaaagaaataacaaCTGTAAACTCACGAT
It includes:
- the LOC135462745 gene encoding high mobility group protein 20A-like, which translates into the protein MDLGPNASSNMLSNMSGLKLTFPDSFDDEVSKESNDLTVDAGFVGDNNFISGHTQKGSEEYVDISQVPLLDNEAQPQAQEMTDMPGVIQKRKGGWPKGKKRKKSTPKDMNAPKQPLTGYVRFLTERREKIRQENPNLTFSELTKLLGAEWSKLPQHEKQRFLDEAEKDKERYAREVEAYQKTDAFKLFKLQQEKRRKTVMEDTENNPTGLNGTGMELMCDRDDEEQGTFDIPIFTEDFLDHNKVREGELRQLRKQTTELEEQNAILSKHIENMKHAIQKLEVEALQQRTTNTALQQHLDALRSALTNNFSSVPLPGSGEVPTLETIDNYMAKLHTTILDSPQENDALIATVREIVGRLNIPTDKL